One genomic window of Muntiacus reevesi chromosome 4, mMunRee1.1, whole genome shotgun sequence includes the following:
- the RHOA gene encoding transforming protein RhoA: MAAIRKKLVIVGDGACGKTCLLIVFSKDQFPEVYVPTVFENYVADIEVDGKQVELALWDTAGQEDYDRLRPLSYPDTDVILMCFSIDSPDSLENIPEKWTPEVKHFCPNVPIILVGNKKDLRNDEHTRRELAKMKQEPVKPEEGRDMANRIGAFGYMECSAKTKDGVREVFEMATRAALQARRGKKKSGCLVL, translated from the exons ATGGCTGCCATCCGGAAGAAACTGGTGATTGTTGGAGATGGAGCTTGTGGCAAGACTTGCTTGCTCATTGTCTTTAGCAAGGACCAGTTCCCAGAGGTGTATGTCCCTACGGTGTTTGAGAACTATGTGGCAGATATTGAAGTGGATGGAAAGCAG GTAGAGTTGGCTTTGTGGGACACAGCTGGGCAGGAAGATTATGATCGCTTGAGGCCTCTCTCCTACCCTGATACCGACGTTATACTGATGTGTTTCTCCATTGACAGCCCTGATAGTTTAG AAAACATCCCAGAAAAATGGACTCCAGAAGTCAAGCATTTCTGTCCCAACGTGCCCATCATCCTGGTTGGGAACAAGAAGGATCTTCGAAACGATGAGCACACAAGGCGGGAGCTAGCCAAGATGAAGCAG GAGCCAGTAAAACCCGAAGAAGGCAGAGATATGGCAAACAGGATTGGTGCTTTTGGGTACATGGAGTGTTCAGCAAAGACCAAAGATGGAGTGAGGGAGGTTTTTGAAATGGCCACGAGAGCTGCTCTGCAAGCCAGACGTGGGAAGAAAAAATCTGGGTGCCTTGTCTTGTGA
- the GPX1 gene encoding glutathione peroxidase 1, with translation MCAAQLSAAAHAATAPRTVYAFSARPLAGGEPFHLASLRGKVLLIENVASLUGTTVRDYTQMNDLQRRLGPRGLVVLGFPCNQFGHQENAKNEEILNCLKYVRPGGGFEPNFMLFEKCEVNGEKAHPLFAFLREALPTPSDDATALMTDPKFITWSPVCRNDVSWNFEKFLVGPDGVPVRRYSRRFLTMDIEPDIETLLSQGASA, from the exons ATGTGCGCTGCTCAGCTCTCGGCGGCCGCCCATGCGGCGACGGCCCCGCGCACGGTGTACGCCTTCTCCGCGCGCCCTCTGGCCGGCGGGGAGCCTTTCCACCTGGCCTCCCTGCGGGGCAAGGTGCTGCTCATTGAGAACGTAGCATCGCTATGAGGCACAACGGTGCGGGACTACACCCAGATGAATGACCTGCAGCGGCGCCTCGGACCCCGGGGCCTGGTCGTGCTCGGCTTCCCGTGCAACCAGTTTGGGCATCAG GAAAACGCCAAGAACGAGGAGATCCTGAATTGCCTGAAGTATGTCCGACCAGGCGGCGGGTTCGAGCCCAATTTCATGCTCTTCGAGAAGTGCGAGGTGAATGGCGAGAAGGCGCATCCGCTCTTCGCCTTCCTTCGGGAGGCTCTGCCTACGCCTAGTGACGACGCCACTGCTCTCATGACCGACCCTAAGTTCATCACCTGGTCCCCGGTGTGCCGCAACGACGTCTCCTGGAACTTCGAGAAGTTCCTGGTGGGCCCAGACGGTGTGCCCGTGCGCAGGTACAGCCGCCGCTTTCTGACGATGGACATCGAGCCTGACATCGAAACCCTGCTGTCCCAGGGGGCCTCTGCCTAG